From the candidate division KSB1 bacterium genome, one window contains:
- a CDS encoding class I SAM-dependent methyltransferase has protein sequence MQNIQHHFLQIAPRYRDLRLTDLAPITYIAEGLQTLPEIMAADVGCGAGRYDLKLFEQLGGRLQLYCFDASPAMLRELRAYLQQHNVHNFAVIHADAHKLPLPAASLHCLFTFNAIHHFKLGLFLNEVRRVLRDRGHLFIYTRLRSQNRRTIWGKYFPGFSQKETRLYELDELRRLINQQSHLQLQAVEFFKFERVCDLPELRRRVRQRHYSTFCLYEQNEFNRALREFERRLRLHYRDLGNIRWFDENVLLTLRRSRRPPGITDE, from the coding sequence ATGCAAAACATTCAACATCATTTCTTGCAGATCGCGCCGCGTTACCGCGATCTGCGTCTAACCGATCTGGCGCCCATCACTTACATCGCCGAAGGGCTGCAGACGCTGCCGGAAATCATGGCCGCCGATGTCGGCTGCGGCGCCGGCCGGTATGATTTGAAATTGTTCGAGCAGCTCGGTGGCCGGCTGCAGCTCTATTGCTTCGATGCCAGCCCGGCGATGTTGCGTGAGTTGCGCGCCTACCTCCAGCAGCACAACGTGCACAACTTTGCCGTCATTCATGCCGATGCCCATAAGTTGCCGCTGCCCGCCGCCTCCCTGCATTGTCTGTTTACGTTCAATGCCATCCACCATTTCAAGCTCGGTCTGTTCCTGAACGAGGTCCGGCGCGTGCTGCGCGACCGGGGTCATCTCTTCATCTACACCCGGCTGCGCAGCCAAAACCGCCGCACTATTTGGGGCAAATACTTCCCCGGCTTCAGCCAAAAAGAGACGCGCTTGTATGAGCTGGACGAATTGCGGCGCCTCATCAATCAGCAATCTCACCTGCAGTTGCAAGCCGTGGAGTTTTTCAAATTCGAGCGGGTGTGCGATCTGCCGGAGCTGCGCCGGCGCGTCCGGCAACGCCACTATTCCACCTTCTGCTTGTATGAGCAGAACGAGTTCAACCGCGCGTTGCGGGAGTTTGAACGCCGCCTACGCCTGCATTATCGCGACTTGGGCAACATCCGCTGGTTCGACGAGAACGTGCTGCTGACGCTGCGACGGTCGCGCCGGCCGCCGGGCATCACTGACGAATGA